From Apium graveolens cultivar Ventura chromosome 9, ASM990537v1, whole genome shotgun sequence, the proteins below share one genomic window:
- the LOC141686496 gene encoding uncharacterized protein LOC141686496, with protein MIPPDLVAMMWTINGNKVAGPLLCTPRMLGNVVESQTTRYSGLCKAFQGLSVVGSCSVPRYNYLMSVIKREKEYVIKSFPGEEREKKINEDYESDEEGDPLLDPPRSQTKGHPKAGRFKSGIERSSSNKQFRKCSFCGAREEGHDRRNCPSRLLGKKLL; from the coding sequence ATGATACCGCCAGATCTTGTAGCAATGATGTGGACAATAAACGGAAATAAAGTTGCGGGACCTCTACTGTGTACCCCTCGGATGCTTGGTAATGTTGTAGAATCTCAAACGACaagatatagtggattgtgtaaAGCTTTCCAAGGTTTGTCCGTTGTTGGTAGTTGCTCCGTTCCGCGGTACAATTACTTGATGAGCGTGATCAAGAGAGAAAAGGAGTATGTGATTAAGTCTTTTCCGggagaagagagagagaaaaaaataaatgaggACTATGAAAGTGATGAAGAAGGTGATCCGTTATTAGATCCCCCAAGGTCACAAACAAAAGGACATCCAAAAGCGGGTAGATTCAAAAGTGGTATCGAGAGATCAAGTTCAAATAAACAATTTCGAAAGTGCAGTTTTTGTGGGGCGAGGGAAGAAGGTCATGATAGAAGAAATTGTCCCTCGAGATTATTAGGAAAAAAATTATTGTAA